Proteins encoded in a region of the Gordonia crocea genome:
- the rpsJ gene encoding 30S ribosomal protein S10, translated as MAGQKIRIRLKAYDHEAIDASARKIVETVTRTGARIVGPVPLPTEKNVYCVIRSPHKYKDSREHFEMRTHKRLIDILDPTPKTVDALMRIDLPASVDVNIQ; from the coding sequence GTGGCGGGACAGAAGATCCGCATCAGGCTCAAGGCCTACGACCACGAGGCGATCGACGCTTCGGCGCGCAAGATCGTGGAGACCGTGACCCGTACGGGTGCACGGATTGTCGGCCCGGTGCCGTTGCCCACCGAGAAGAACGTGTACTGCGTCATCCGCTCGCCGCACAAGTACAAGGACAGCCGCGAGCACTTCGAGATGCGTACCCACAAGCGACTCATCGACATCCTCGACCCGACGCCGAAGACGGTTGACGCGCTCATGCGCATCGACCTGCCGGCGAGCGTCGACGTGAACATCCAGTAA